One genomic region from Conexibacter woesei DSM 14684 encodes:
- a CDS encoding urease subunit alpha produces MTSVERERYAQLYGPTVGDRVRLADTDLWVTPEEDFCRGGDEAVFGGGKTIRESMAQGSTTCADGAPDLVITNVLVLDHWGVVKADVGIRDGRISALGKAGNPDVMDGVHPALRIGPSTDVIAGEGRILTAGGVDCHVHFITPSIVTEAVAAGITTLIGGGTGPTEGTRATTCTPSADALALMHRALDELPVNVLLLGKGNTVSAAGLEEQVLGGAGGMKLHEDWGSTPAAIDACLTAAERWGIQVAIHTDTLNEAGFLESTVAAIGGRTIHTFHTEGAGGGHAPDIIAIAAHPNVLPSSTNPTRPHTVNTVAEHQDMLIVCHHLNPRVPEDLAFAESRIRATTIAAEDLLHDLGAISIIGSDAQAMGRVGETIVRTWQTAHVGKARWGVLAGDGGALGADNARARRYVAKYTICPAVAHGIDHEVGSVEPGKLADLVLWDPAFFAIRPRLVIKGGAVAWAPIGDANASIPTPQPILSRPMFGASPSAAGSRSLSFVAPAAMEDGLAERLGLRRRLVAVTDTRGLSKADMPGNDALPTIEVDSETFVVTVDGAAVEQAPAGLLPLAQRYAMF; encoded by the coding sequence GTGACGAGCGTCGAGCGCGAGCGCTACGCGCAGCTCTACGGCCCGACCGTCGGCGACCGCGTCCGGCTCGCCGACACCGACCTCTGGGTCACACCCGAGGAGGACTTCTGCCGCGGCGGCGACGAGGCCGTCTTCGGCGGCGGCAAGACGATCCGCGAGTCGATGGCGCAGGGCTCCACGACGTGCGCCGACGGCGCCCCGGACCTCGTCATCACGAACGTGCTCGTGCTCGACCACTGGGGCGTCGTGAAGGCCGACGTCGGGATCCGCGACGGGCGGATCTCCGCACTCGGGAAGGCCGGCAACCCGGACGTGATGGACGGCGTCCACCCCGCGCTGCGGATCGGCCCGTCGACCGACGTGATCGCGGGCGAGGGTCGGATCCTCACCGCCGGCGGCGTCGACTGCCACGTCCACTTCATCACCCCGTCGATCGTGACCGAGGCGGTCGCCGCCGGGATCACGACGCTGATCGGCGGCGGCACCGGCCCGACCGAGGGCACCCGCGCGACGACGTGCACCCCGAGCGCCGACGCGCTCGCGCTGATGCACCGCGCGCTCGACGAGCTGCCCGTCAACGTGCTGCTGCTCGGCAAGGGCAACACGGTCAGCGCCGCGGGTCTGGAGGAGCAGGTGCTCGGCGGCGCGGGCGGGATGAAGCTGCACGAGGACTGGGGCTCGACGCCGGCCGCGATCGACGCCTGCCTGACGGCGGCCGAGCGCTGGGGGATCCAGGTCGCGATCCACACCGACACGCTCAACGAGGCCGGCTTCCTCGAGTCGACGGTCGCGGCGATCGGCGGCCGCACGATCCACACGTTCCACACCGAGGGTGCAGGCGGCGGCCACGCGCCCGACATCATCGCGATCGCCGCGCATCCGAACGTCCTGCCGTCCTCGACCAACCCGACGCGCCCGCACACGGTCAACACGGTCGCCGAGCACCAGGACATGCTGATCGTCTGCCACCACCTCAACCCGCGCGTGCCGGAGGATCTCGCGTTCGCGGAGTCGCGCATCCGCGCCACGACGATCGCCGCGGAGGACCTGCTGCACGACCTCGGCGCGATCTCGATCATCGGCTCCGACGCGCAGGCGATGGGCCGCGTCGGCGAGACGATCGTGCGGACGTGGCAGACCGCGCACGTCGGCAAGGCGCGCTGGGGCGTCCTGGCCGGCGACGGCGGCGCCTTGGGAGCCGACAACGCCCGCGCGCGCCGCTACGTAGCGAAGTACACGATCTGCCCCGCGGTCGCGCACGGGATCGATCACGAGGTCGGCTCCGTCGAGCCCGGCAAGCTGGCCGACCTCGTGCTGTGGGACCCAGCGTTCTTCGCGATCCGGCCGCGGCTGGTGATCAAGGGCGGCGCGGTCGCGTGGGCGCCGATCGGCGATGCGAACGCGTCGATCCCGACGCCGCAGCCGATCCTGTCGCGGCCGATGTTCGGCGCCTCCCCCAGCGCCGCTGGGAGCCGATCGCTCTCCTTCGTCGCGCCGGCTGCGATGGAGGACGGACTGGCAGAGCGCCTCGGCCTGCGTCGCCGCCTCGTCGCGGTGACCGACACGCGCGGGCTGTCGAAGGCCGACATGCCGGGCAACGACGCCCTGCCCACGATCGAGGTGGACTCCGAGACGTTCGTCGTGACGGTCGACGGTGCGGCGGTCGAACAGGCCCCGGCGGGGCTGTTGCCGCTCGCCCAGCGCTACGCGATGTTCTGA
- the ureG gene encoding urease accessory protein UreG: MSPDPETTATGRALRIGIGGPVGTGKSSLIAALCRRLGTELRLGVVTNDIYTTEDAIFLRGQGVLAPERIVAVQTGCCPHTAIRDDVSANLQAVEDLERAHGPLDVVLVESGGDNLTACFSPALADTQIFVLDVAGGDDVPRKGGPGVARSDLLVINKVDLAPHVGASVETMLRDSAERRDGRPTVAVSLRDPAGVAEVAAWALDQLAVWRAGALVSEDPGPPAPHGPHGHTHDHAHAH; this comes from the coding sequence TTGTCACCTGACCCCGAAACCACCGCCACGGGCCGCGCGCTGCGGATCGGCATCGGCGGGCCGGTCGGCACCGGCAAGTCGTCGCTGATCGCCGCGCTCTGCCGGCGCCTCGGCACCGAGCTGCGGCTCGGCGTCGTGACGAACGACATCTACACGACCGAGGACGCGATCTTCCTGCGCGGCCAGGGCGTGCTGGCACCCGAGCGGATCGTCGCGGTGCAGACCGGCTGCTGCCCGCACACCGCGATCCGCGACGACGTCTCCGCCAACCTGCAGGCGGTCGAGGACCTCGAACGCGCACACGGCCCGCTCGACGTCGTGCTCGTCGAGTCCGGCGGCGACAACCTCACCGCGTGCTTCAGTCCCGCGCTCGCCGACACGCAGATCTTCGTGCTCGACGTCGCCGGCGGCGACGACGTCCCGCGCAAGGGCGGACCGGGGGTCGCGCGCTCGGACCTGCTCGTCATCAACAAGGTCGATCTCGCCCCGCACGTCGGCGCGTCGGTCGAGACGATGCTGAGGGATTCGGCCGAGCGACGGGACGGCCGCCCGACGGTGGCGGTCAGCCTGCGCGACCCGGCCGGCGTCGCCGAGGTCGCGGCGTGGGCGCTCGACCAGCTCGCGGTGTGGCGGGCCGGAGCGCTCGTGAGCGAGGATCCCGGCCCGCCCGCGCCGCACGGCCCGCACGGTCACACCCACGACCATGCCCACGCCCACTGA
- a CDS encoding urease accessory protein UreF has translation MSTSVLSLLLADSRTPLGGYAHSGGLEAAVESGLGAGDVQAFAAARLATVARVDAAFAAAACDVRQSAPPVGVQTAPPPVTALLTLDDELAARTASAPLRAAARQLGRALLRVGQRLRPDDPTLSAYLRESGWTPRPVAFGVLAGATGLAPVEAARLVLYEDVAGVAAAAVKLLPLDAADATAWVAELAPRIATLAESVAAGRPPAHSLDANRLPPAPPAPHERSAREPQWLPATSTPFLDLRSLDHDRSDGRLFVT, from the coding sequence ATGTCGACTTCGGTCCTGTCCCTCCTGCTCGCCGACAGCCGCACCCCGTTGGGTGGCTACGCCCACTCCGGCGGGCTCGAAGCCGCCGTGGAGTCCGGCCTCGGCGCGGGCGACGTCCAAGCCTTCGCCGCCGCCCGCCTCGCCACCGTCGCCCGGGTCGACGCCGCGTTCGCGGCCGCCGCATGCGACGTGCGTCAATCTGCACCCCCTGTAGGGGTGCAAACTGCCCCACCTCCCGTCACCGCGCTGCTGACGCTCGACGACGAGCTGGCCGCGCGGACCGCGTCGGCGCCGCTGCGGGCGGCGGCGCGGCAGCTCGGGCGGGCGCTGCTGCGAGTCGGGCAGCGGCTGCGGCCCGACGACCCGACCCTCTCGGCCTACCTGCGGGAGAGCGGCTGGACGCCGCGGCCCGTCGCGTTCGGCGTGCTCGCCGGTGCCACCGGCCTGGCACCCGTCGAGGCCGCCCGGCTCGTCCTCTACGAGGACGTCGCCGGCGTCGCCGCGGCGGCGGTGAAGCTGCTGCCGCTCGACGCCGCCGACGCGACCGCCTGGGTGGCGGAGCTGGCGCCGCGAATCGCGACGCTTGCGGAGAGCGTGGCCGCAGGACGCCCGCCCGCGCACTCCCTCGATGCCAACCGGCTGCCGCCAGCCCCGCCAGCGCCGCACGAGCGGAGCGCACGCGAACCACAGTGGCTCCCCGCCACCTCCACCCCCTTTCTCGATCTCCGCTCACTCGACCACGACCGCTCCGACGGGAGGCTCTTTGTCACCTGA